Proteins encoded within one genomic window of Granulicella pectinivorans:
- a CDS encoding PspC domain-containing protein, whose product MPFHWVPQFIAETERIFTTKPKGTGKILRPRHPRVIAGVCSGIAQYFGWDLATLRILVAVFTVASSGFLILAYAAAWVIIPEGQYALPADARATKS is encoded by the coding sequence ATGCCTTTCCACTGGGTCCCACAATTCATCGCCGAGACCGAACGTATCTTCACCACGAAGCCGAAGGGGACCGGGAAGATTCTCCGCCCCCGCCACCCGCGCGTCATCGCTGGTGTCTGCTCCGGTATCGCCCAGTACTTCGGATGGGACCTGGCGACCCTCCGTATCCTCGTCGCGGTCTTCACCGTAGCGTCCAGCGGCTTCCTCATCCTCGCCTACGCAGCCGCCTGGGTCATCATCCCCGAAGGCCAATACGCTCTACCCGCAGATGCGAGGGCAACAAAGTCTTGA
- a CDS encoding c-type cytochrome, which translates to MRKPSLTVAIIACTGAVYAAIILIGTHLSPSALSRLDIWPAPLKSRIWHPTPTPSTVAYGQALFNETPVYAARYTQSRIACANCHLQGGIAPYASPVVGIVPSFPWYSKRNGRRITLEERIQECMTRSENGQPLPHDGPEMRALLAYINRLSEPHTTEAKFIGRGLEPLPILTPDPIHGARIYASQCAGCHGTNGEGTRRPFPPLWGPNAFNDGAGMNTIEKMAPFIHYNMPQNRKGILSVQDSYDVAAFIHAQPRPAYNHAYDRF; encoded by the coding sequence ATGAGAAAGCCCTCTCTCACCGTCGCGATCATCGCCTGTACTGGGGCCGTCTACGCGGCGATCATCCTCATCGGCACCCATCTCTCCCCCTCCGCTCTCTCCCGCCTCGACATCTGGCCCGCCCCCCTCAAATCCCGCATCTGGCATCCCACCCCGACCCCCTCCACCGTCGCTTATGGACAGGCCCTCTTCAACGAGACCCCCGTCTACGCCGCCCGCTATACCCAGAGCCGCATCGCCTGCGCCAACTGTCATCTCCAGGGCGGCATCGCCCCCTACGCCTCCCCCGTCGTGGGCATCGTCCCGTCGTTCCCCTGGTACAGCAAACGCAACGGCCGCAGGATCACCCTCGAAGAACGCATCCAGGAGTGCATGACTCGCTCCGAAAACGGCCAGCCCCTCCCCCACGACGGCCCCGAGATGCGCGCCCTCCTCGCCTACATCAACCGCCTCTCCGAGCCCCACACCACCGAGGCGAAATTCATCGGACGCGGCCTCGAACCCCTGCCCATCCTCACCCCCGACCCCATCCACGGAGCCCGCATCTACGCCTCCCAGTGCGCCGGCTGCCACGGAACCAACGGAGAGGGAACCCGCCGTCCTTTCCCGCCCCTCTGGGGACCCAACGCCTTCAACGACGGAGCTGGCATGAACACCATCGAGAAGATGGCGCCGTTCATCCACTACAACATGCCCCAGAATCGCAAGGGCATCCTCTCCGTGCAGGATTCCTACGACGTCGCCGCCTTCATCCACGCCCAGCCCAGGCCCGCCTACAACCACGCGTATGATCGGTTCTAA
- a CDS encoding sensor domain-containing phosphodiesterase has translation MVADALRVRSALDNGEFVPFFQPVVDLRSGCIKGFEVLARWNDPVSGIIPPDLFIPAAERDGWISDLTMELLRTAFRAVDDLPSPVRLSVNLSAGQLCDPALPSQIAAVAGAAGFSLDRLSLELTESALVRDMESARAIAHDLKALGCKLSLDDFGTGFSSLLSLQALPFDILKVDRSFVSSMTVNKESRKIVAMVVGLGQSLGIATVAEGIETEEQDQMLLWLGCDYGQGWNYGRPVPASALLDSYFSVRPRRKHEGLHPKRSLSMFDVPPATRLAQLRAIYDGAPVGLAFLDHEMRYVTLNKRLAEMNRVPVEAHLGNTLETMYPGLFQIIGTNIRQALAGESVVEMEVNTPLDGQFHGRSFLLSCEPARDEVGDVVGVSLAVADVTAVKQLERSRLEVQEHMRHMLDLNPQIQWVLDEHGGAVEVSREWNDTTGTGTESWRGWGWLDALHPDDAPKARENVLASIASRQPMDVKYRVRADGGDWVWKRARSWPRYDAEGNVPFWYGVLEDCEPDA, from the coding sequence ATGGTTGCCGACGCTCTCCGCGTGCGTTCCGCGCTGGACAACGGCGAATTTGTGCCATTTTTTCAGCCCGTCGTTGACCTCCGCTCCGGCTGCATCAAGGGCTTCGAGGTCCTCGCGCGCTGGAACGACCCCGTCTCCGGCATCATCCCGCCCGACCTCTTCATCCCCGCCGCCGAACGCGACGGCTGGATCTCCGATCTCACCATGGAGCTTCTCCGCACCGCCTTCCGTGCCGTCGACGACCTTCCCTCGCCCGTCCGTCTCTCCGTCAATCTCTCTGCGGGCCAACTGTGCGACCCCGCCCTCCCTTCCCAGATCGCCGCAGTAGCCGGAGCAGCGGGCTTCAGCCTCGACCGCCTCAGCCTGGAACTCACCGAGAGCGCTCTCGTCCGGGATATGGAGAGCGCCCGTGCCATCGCCCACGACCTCAAAGCGCTCGGCTGCAAGCTCTCCCTCGACGACTTCGGAACCGGATTCTCCAGCCTCCTCAGCCTGCAGGCTCTCCCCTTCGACATCCTCAAGGTCGATCGCAGCTTCGTCTCCTCCATGACCGTGAATAAGGAGAGCCGCAAGATCGTCGCCATGGTCGTCGGCCTCGGGCAGAGCCTCGGTATCGCCACGGTCGCCGAGGGCATCGAGACCGAGGAGCAGGACCAGATGCTCCTCTGGCTCGGATGCGACTACGGCCAGGGCTGGAACTACGGCCGCCCCGTCCCCGCCAGTGCGTTGCTCGACTCCTACTTCTCCGTGCGCCCCCGCCGGAAGCACGAGGGCCTACACCCAAAACGCTCTCTCAGCATGTTCGACGTGCCCCCCGCCACGCGCCTCGCCCAGCTCCGCGCCATCTACGATGGAGCCCCCGTCGGCCTCGCCTTTCTCGACCACGAAATGCGTTACGTCACCCTGAACAAGAGGCTCGCGGAGATGAATCGGGTGCCGGTGGAGGCGCATCTCGGAAACACCCTCGAGACCATGTATCCGGGCCTCTTCCAGATCATTGGAACCAACATCCGCCAAGCCCTCGCCGGGGAATCGGTCGTTGAGATGGAAGTCAATACGCCTCTCGATGGTCAGTTCCACGGCAGATCGTTCTTGCTCTCCTGCGAACCCGCACGCGACGAGGTCGGTGACGTGGTGGGCGTCTCGCTCGCCGTGGCCGACGTCACCGCCGTCAAGCAGCTCGAACGATCGCGCCTCGAGGTCCAGGAGCATATGCGTCACATGCTGGATCTCAACCCCCAGATCCAGTGGGTGTTGGATGAGCACGGCGGAGCCGTCGAGGTCAGCCGCGAGTGGAACGACACCACCGGCACCGGGACGGAGTCATGGCGCGGCTGGGGCTGGCTCGACGCCCTCCACCCCGACGACGCCCCAAAAGCCCGGGAGAACGTCCTCGCCTCCATCGCCAGCCGCCAGCCCATGGACGTCAAATATCGTGTCCGCGCTGACGGCGGCGACTGGGTCTGGAAGCGCGCCCGGAGCTGGCCCCGCTACGACGCCGAAGGCAACGTACCGTTCTGGTACGGCGTCCTGGAGGATTGCGAGCCGGATGCCTAG
- a CDS encoding tetratricopeptide repeat protein, with translation MMSGLARAVRCTIGMLCLGTVCACAQKPEVAHTDPLNLDPQVRDAYEHFYNLDYDGALSRFEVVQKAHPNEPMAYNYLLMVTIFRELYHQDLLDTTYYAHDSFLTSKRTVSIPQATRDRIESLTNSVITLSDARTKANNQDKNAFFARGYARGLHAAFITLADHSYASAARQGYAARGDSEQALKIDPQYADAKMAIGIQQFAVASLPRFVRLVVGIVGVGGNKEKGIELLRDSAAHGVVTRVESRTTLSLFLRHDARYPEALAVQHGLAVEFPHDYLFRLEEANLSKDEGIGPKAIDVYKAVIEDAKKPGYFTDPRLQMAYFGLADTQRGQNLIQDAAENYLLAANQPNCSDWLRKRAQMNAGMMLDLLHRRDEAIKQYKLAAGPGEDQTQADAARKYLKTPYTGK, from the coding sequence ATGATGAGCGGTCTGGCACGCGCGGTTCGTTGCACGATAGGGATGCTGTGCCTCGGGACGGTCTGTGCATGCGCGCAGAAGCCGGAGGTCGCCCACACCGATCCCCTCAATCTCGACCCCCAGGTGCGGGACGCATACGAGCACTTCTACAACCTCGACTACGACGGCGCTCTCTCCCGCTTCGAGGTCGTCCAGAAGGCTCACCCCAACGAGCCCATGGCCTACAACTACCTGCTCATGGTCACTATCTTCCGCGAGCTCTACCATCAGGACCTCCTCGACACCACCTACTACGCGCACGATTCGTTCCTCACCAGCAAACGCACCGTCTCCATCCCGCAGGCCACGCGCGACCGCATCGAATCGCTGACGAACTCTGTCATCACCCTCAGCGACGCGCGCACCAAGGCCAACAACCAGGATAAGAACGCTTTCTTCGCGCGCGGCTATGCTCGTGGACTGCACGCTGCCTTCATCACCCTCGCCGACCACAGCTACGCCTCGGCGGCTCGCCAGGGCTACGCGGCACGCGGAGACAGCGAGCAGGCCCTCAAGATCGACCCCCAGTACGCGGACGCCAAAATGGCCATCGGCATCCAGCAGTTCGCCGTCGCCAGCCTTCCCCGCTTCGTGCGTCTGGTCGTTGGCATCGTAGGCGTAGGCGGCAACAAGGAGAAGGGAATCGAGCTGCTCAGGGATTCCGCCGCGCATGGCGTGGTCACCCGCGTCGAGTCCCGCACCACGCTCTCGCTCTTCCTCCGCCACGACGCCCGCTATCCTGAAGCCCTCGCCGTCCAGCACGGCCTCGCCGTCGAGTTCCCGCACGACTACCTCTTCCGCCTCGAAGAGGCCAATCTTTCCAAGGACGAGGGCATCGGTCCTAAGGCCATCGACGTCTACAAGGCCGTGATCGAGGATGCCAAGAAGCCCGGCTACTTCACTGACCCACGCCTCCAGATGGCCTACTTCGGCCTGGCCGACACGCAGCGCGGACAGAACCTCATCCAGGACGCCGCCGAAAACTATCTCCTCGCCGCCAACCAGCCCAACTGCAGCGACTGGCTCCGCAAGCGCGCCCAGATGAACGCCGGCATGATGCTCGATCTCCTCCACCGTCGCGACGAAGCCATCAAGCAATACAAGCTCGCAGCCGGCCCCGGCGAGGACCAGACCCAGGCCGACGCCGCCCGCAAGTACCTCAAAACCCCCTATACCGGGAAGTAA
- the lysA gene encoding diaminopimelate decarboxylase, with protein sequence MIESRPFVYQKRRLVCGEVDLTQLAEEYGTPLYVYSADQILYRLGLFQEAFWGRPSTICYAVKANSSIAILRLLGEAGAGFDIVSGGELERVRKAHKPALKRVVFSGVGKQVEEIDVALKAGILMFNVESEAELGLLAARAEALGKTARFALRVNPDVFAETHPYISTGLSAHKFGIAITEARRIYKKTLKSKWLDAVGVSVHIGSQIRSVEPFQAALERVLALVAELRKDGHDIQYVDAGGGLGIDYGTGSFDAAAQVAKYAKALEKALADEPAHLLLEPGRFLVAQAGALLTKVLVVKKNGDKTFVITDAGMNDLIRPSLYQAHHEIVPVRQPSASAATAPVDIVGPVCESGDFFARDRKLAKVKESDLVAILDAGAYGMTLSSNYNTRMRPAEILVEGPEARLIRRRETMRDLLAPEL encoded by the coding sequence TTGATCGAATCACGTCCGTTTGTCTATCAGAAGCGCCGTCTTGTCTGCGGCGAGGTCGACCTCACCCAACTGGCGGAAGAGTACGGCACCCCACTCTACGTCTACTCCGCCGACCAGATCCTCTACCGCCTCGGCCTCTTTCAGGAAGCCTTCTGGGGCCGTCCCTCGACCATCTGCTACGCCGTCAAGGCCAACTCATCCATCGCCATCCTGCGTCTTCTCGGCGAGGCCGGTGCTGGCTTCGACATCGTCTCCGGCGGCGAGCTCGAACGCGTCCGCAAGGCCCACAAGCCCGCCCTCAAGCGCGTCGTCTTCTCCGGCGTCGGCAAGCAGGTCGAAGAGATCGATGTCGCCCTCAAAGCCGGCATCCTCATGTTCAACGTCGAGTCCGAGGCCGAACTCGGCCTCCTCGCCGCCCGCGCCGAAGCCCTCGGCAAGACCGCCCGCTTCGCCCTCCGCGTCAATCCCGATGTCTTTGCCGAGACGCACCCGTACATCTCCACCGGCCTGAGCGCCCACAAGTTCGGCATCGCCATCACCGAGGCTCGCCGTATCTACAAAAAGACCCTCAAGTCGAAGTGGCTCGATGCCGTCGGCGTCAGCGTTCACATCGGCTCGCAGATCCGCTCGGTCGAGCCCTTCCAGGCCGCCCTCGAGCGCGTTCTCGCCTTGGTCGCCGAGCTTCGCAAAGACGGTCACGACATCCAGTACGTCGACGCCGGTGGCGGTCTAGGCATCGACTACGGCACCGGGAGCTTCGACGCCGCCGCGCAGGTAGCCAAGTATGCCAAGGCCTTGGAAAAGGCGCTGGCCGACGAGCCGGCCCACCTCCTTCTTGAGCCCGGTCGCTTCCTCGTAGCCCAGGCCGGAGCCCTGCTCACCAAGGTCCTCGTCGTCAAGAAAAACGGCGACAAGACCTTCGTCATCACCGACGCCGGCATGAACGATCTCATCCGCCCCTCGCTCTACCAGGCCCATCACGAGATCGTCCCCGTCAGGCAGCCATCGGCCTCCGCCGCAACCGCCCCGGTTGACATCGTAGGTCCGGTCTGCGAGTCCGGCGACTTCTTCGCCCGCGACCGCAAGTTGGCAAAGGTCAAGGAAAGCGACCTCGTCGCGATCCTCGACGCCGGAGCCTACGGCATGACCCTCAGCTCCAACTACAACACCCGCATGCGCCCCGCCGAGATCCTCGTCGAAGGTCCGGAGGCCCGGCTCATCCGCCGTCGCGAAACCATGCGCGACCTCCTCGCCCCGGAGCTATAA
- a CDS encoding DsrE family protein has product MKKRSFLLLASCLMFSLAHLASAQATPAPAAAPERPSLASGRAHHVVFAVTSGDPIDWNMTLGNIRNLVAQLKPDVTEVEVVAYSQGLSMIKQGSVVAAEIAALQEKSGVKFVACQNAMRFQHVEAKDLLPGVGQVPAGIIEVVTKQEQGWSYIKGGR; this is encoded by the coding sequence ATGAAGAAGCGTTCTTTCCTCCTCCTCGCGTCCTGCCTGATGTTCTCCCTCGCGCACCTCGCCTCCGCCCAGGCCACCCCTGCTCCCGCCGCCGCACCCGAGCGCCCCAGCCTCGCCTCCGGACGCGCCCACCACGTCGTCTTCGCCGTCACCTCCGGTGACCCCATCGACTGGAACATGACCCTCGGCAACATCCGCAACCTCGTCGCTCAGCTCAAGCCCGACGTCACCGAAGTCGAAGTCGTCGCCTACTCCCAGGGCCTCAGCATGATCAAGCAGGGCTCCGTCGTCGCCGCCGAGATCGCCGCCCTCCAGGAAAAGAGCGGCGTCAAGTTCGTGGCCTGCCAGAATGCTATGCGCTTCCAGCACGTCGAAGCGAAGGATCTCCTCCCCGGCGTGGGCCAGGTCCCAGCCGGCATCATCGAGGTCGTGACCAAGCAGGAGCAGGGCTGGTCCTACATCAAGGGCGGTCGCTAA
- a CDS encoding TIGR03435 family protein: MKRAFASLSLFAILAASSLAQTAKTFVIADVHPSPYTTQPFMHGNSIQGDRYFLTQATMLDLVATAYGVDNNNVQGGPPWLELDRFDIRAKVPDGTKPDDVKPMLRALLADRFHLVVKNATAPMPAYVLSVAKSKMTESESTGDGSCVPQPPPQNSPAGTVPPIVVICKGVAMPEFAHILRNFSGGYFGDNPVVDGTGLKGNYDFTLSWTWKGDLGKAGKDGITLFDAVDKQLGLKLDLKTAPRPVFLVQSVEKIPTPNPANIAEALPEPPPQPFEVATIKPSAPDEKSFGRITGGQIQANALPLMFLVNFAWDLNPNNKESLVNAPKWLETAKFDINAKAGANVRVDKFAGQTLINFEDLRSMLRAMLTERFQMKTHMEERPVTAYTLVAAGPKLKPTTDPTERTKCKEGPGPDGKDPRIASPILNRLLTCQNMTMAQIGDELQRVANGYIYNPVIDSTGLKGSYDFTLSFSSADKVQLTAGADASSADPSGALSIFDAVNRQLGLKLEKTKRPYPVLVIDSMSETPTEN, translated from the coding sequence ATGAAGCGTGCATTCGCGTCGTTGTCTCTCTTCGCCATCCTCGCCGCCTCTTCCCTGGCGCAGACCGCGAAGACCTTCGTCATCGCCGACGTCCATCCCAGCCCCTACACCACCCAGCCCTTCATGCACGGCAACTCGATCCAGGGCGATCGCTACTTCCTCACCCAGGCCACCATGCTCGATCTCGTCGCCACCGCCTACGGGGTCGACAACAACAACGTGCAGGGCGGTCCACCCTGGCTGGAGCTCGACCGCTTCGACATCCGCGCGAAGGTCCCCGATGGCACCAAACCCGACGACGTCAAGCCCATGCTGCGCGCCCTACTCGCCGACCGCTTCCACTTGGTCGTTAAGAACGCGACCGCTCCCATGCCAGCCTATGTTCTCTCGGTGGCAAAATCCAAAATGACCGAGTCCGAATCTACCGGCGACGGCTCCTGCGTCCCCCAGCCCCCACCCCAAAATTCCCCCGCCGGGACCGTCCCACCCATCGTCGTCATCTGCAAGGGCGTGGCGATGCCTGAGTTCGCCCACATCCTCCGCAACTTCTCTGGCGGCTACTTCGGCGATAACCCCGTAGTCGACGGCACCGGCCTCAAAGGCAACTACGACTTCACCCTCAGTTGGACCTGGAAGGGCGATCTCGGAAAGGCCGGCAAAGACGGCATCACCCTCTTCGACGCGGTCGACAAGCAGCTTGGTCTCAAGCTCGACCTCAAGACCGCTCCGCGTCCCGTCTTCCTCGTCCAGAGCGTCGAGAAGATCCCCACCCCCAACCCCGCCAACATCGCCGAAGCTCTTCCCGAGCCTCCTCCTCAGCCCTTCGAAGTCGCGACCATCAAGCCCAGCGCACCCGACGAAAAGTCCTTTGGACGCATCACCGGAGGCCAGATCCAGGCCAACGCTCTACCGCTTATGTTCCTCGTCAACTTCGCCTGGGATCTCAACCCCAACAATAAGGAGAGCCTGGTCAACGCGCCCAAATGGCTCGAAACCGCCAAGTTCGACATCAACGCCAAGGCCGGCGCCAACGTCCGCGTCGACAAGTTCGCCGGGCAAACCCTCATCAACTTCGAAGACCTGCGCTCCATGCTCCGCGCCATGCTCACCGAGCGCTTCCAGATGAAAACCCACATGGAAGAACGCCCCGTCACTGCCTACACCCTCGTCGCCGCCGGCCCCAAACTCAAACCGACCACTGACCCCACCGAGCGTACGAAGTGCAAGGAGGGCCCCGGCCCGGATGGCAAGGATCCCCGCATCGCCAGCCCCATCTTGAACCGCCTCCTCACCTGCCAGAACATGACCATGGCCCAGATCGGCGACGAACTCCAGCGTGTAGCCAACGGCTACATCTACAACCCCGTCATCGACAGCACCGGCCTCAAAGGGTCCTACGACTTCACCCTCAGCTTCAGCTCCGCCGATAAGGTTCAGCTCACCGCCGGAGCCGACGCGTCCAGCGCCGACCCAAGCGGAGCGCTCTCCATCTTCGACGCCGTCAACCGCCAGCTTGGCCTCAAGCTCGAAAAGACTAAACGCCCCTACCCCGTCCTCGTCATCGACAGCATGAGCGAAACCCCCACCGAAAACTAA